In Desulfovibrio sp. 86, the following proteins share a genomic window:
- a CDS encoding PA1136 family autoinducer-binding transcriptional regulator produces the protein MPEKIMLEAAVRSALAIEGANTLSVIKNEIRAFSAPLGYDRFVLFSASAGRDDTVESIYWVEGNWFGTHEPVDAVTYVRSCPVTRHILEAREPFFWSKTRSKEGECYRVVRTPQGEGVHGLQVPVFGPQGLEGAMSFGGERIDASPQVRIALKLLAEAAFLAARRLLESPPVDAIGTLSDREREVLAWTAAGRRQGEIAVTLGLSGRTVENHLRRIRKRLGVVTTAQAIRVAIRNGEIVA, from the coding sequence ATGCCGGAAAAGATCATGCTGGAAGCGGCAGTTAGGAGCGCCCTCGCCATCGAGGGCGCCAATACCCTTTCCGTGATCAAAAACGAGATCCGCGCGTTCAGCGCTCCCCTCGGCTATGACCGTTTTGTGCTGTTCTCGGCATCCGCCGGCCGGGACGATACGGTCGAGAGCATTTATTGGGTCGAGGGCAACTGGTTCGGCACCCATGAGCCGGTTGACGCCGTGACCTATGTGCGCAGCTGCCCGGTGACGCGGCACATTCTGGAAGCCCGCGAGCCCTTCTTCTGGTCCAAGACCAGGAGCAAGGAGGGCGAATGCTACCGCGTCGTTCGCACCCCCCAGGGGGAAGGGGTTCACGGCCTGCAGGTGCCCGTGTTCGGCCCGCAGGGGCTGGAAGGAGCCATGAGCTTCGGCGGGGAGCGCATCGACGCTTCCCCGCAGGTTCGGATCGCGTTGAAACTTCTTGCTGAAGCGGCCTTTCTCGCGGCGCGCAGACTGCTGGAATCGCCCCCTGTTGATGCCATCGGCACCCTGTCCGACCGTGAGCGCGAGGTGCTGGCCTGGACAGCCGCAGGACGGCGGCAGGGCGAGATCGCCGTAACCCTTGGCCTTTCCGGACGCACGGTAGAAAACCATCTGCGCCGCATACGCAAACGCCTGGGCGTCGTGACAACGGCGCAGGCCATCCGGGTGGCGATCCGCAATGGCGAGATCGTCGCGTGA
- the hchA gene encoding glyoxalase III HchA: protein MTDQNISDKRPQPDPAEKDAFFPSSFSLSQFTSPKSDLGGADYPAPYKGAKKILMIGADERYLLTDNGTFFSTGNHPVETLLPMYHLHKAGFAFDVATLSGNPVKFEYWAMPAEDQEVQSFFAKYHPQFKQPLALSATIAQGLDNYAAIFIPGGHGALIDIPKNKDVGAALKWAADSNRFVISLCHGPAAFLAVGDSDMYRGYKICAFPDVIDAMLPDIGYTPGHLTWKFGEKLKGLGFEIINGDAISGTVHRDRNLLTGDSPLAANALGKLAAQTLLKEVPA from the coding sequence ATGACTGATCAAAATATTTCCGACAAAAGGCCGCAACCCGATCCGGCGGAAAAGGACGCGTTCTTTCCTTCAAGCTTTTCACTGAGTCAGTTCACCTCGCCCAAGTCCGATCTGGGCGGCGCCGACTACCCTGCCCCTTATAAAGGCGCAAAAAAAATCCTGATGATAGGCGCTGACGAGCGTTATCTTCTGACCGACAACGGCACGTTCTTCTCCACCGGCAACCACCCGGTGGAAACCCTGCTGCCCATGTACCATCTCCACAAGGCCGGTTTTGCCTTTGACGTGGCCACCCTGTCGGGAAATCCCGTCAAGTTCGAATACTGGGCCATGCCTGCGGAAGACCAGGAAGTGCAGAGCTTCTTCGCCAAATACCATCCACAGTTCAAGCAGCCCCTGGCGCTGTCAGCGACCATTGCCCAGGGTCTGGACAACTACGCCGCCATCTTCATTCCCGGTGGCCACGGCGCGCTCATCGACATCCCAAAGAACAAGGATGTGGGCGCGGCCCTGAAATGGGCGGCGGACAGCAACAGGTTCGTCATCTCTCTGTGCCACGGCCCTGCGGCCTTTCTCGCCGTTGGCGACAGCGACATGTATCGCGGCTACAAGATTTGCGCTTTCCCCGACGTCATTGACGCCATGCTCCCCGATATCGGCTACACACCAGGGCATCTGACCTGGAAATTTGGCGAAAAACTCAAAGGCCTCGGCTTTGAAATCATCAACGGAGATGCCATTTCCGGCACGGTACACAGGGATCGCAACCTGCTCACCGGCGACAGCCCGCTGGCAGCCAACGCCCTTGGCAAGCTCGCGGCGCAGACGCTGCTCAAGGAAGTCCCCGCCTGA
- the rfbB gene encoding dTDP-glucose 4,6-dehydratase, giving the protein MNSFSDQKDVPAPCQLVTGGAGFIGSAYVLEARRAGIRVINLDKLTYAGNPANLSSLAGDPDHILVRGDIGNEELVAFLLQTHAPDAVVNFAAESHVDRSIVDPDAFVRTNVLGTASLLRVVKDWWRSLPAHRAEKFRFLHVSTDEVYGALQPGDPAFTEATPYSPNSPYSASKAASDHMARAFHETYGLPVLLTNCSNNYGPRQFPEKLIPLVILNALEGKPLPVYGKGANIRDWLHVEDHCAAIARVLESGAVGRCYNIGGHAERTNLEVVRAVCAILDELVPLGQGGHADLITFVTDRPGHDFRYAIDCSRIEKELGWKPVHAFESGLKETVAWYLANRPWVDHVRSGAYRDWLAVNYGQRAAATGGTP; this is encoded by the coding sequence ATGAACAGTTTTTCAGATCAAAAAGATGTGCCCGCGCCCTGCCAGCTGGTAACCGGAGGCGCCGGATTCATCGGCTCGGCCTATGTGCTTGAGGCCCGCCGCGCCGGAATCCGCGTCATCAATCTCGACAAGCTCACCTATGCGGGCAATCCGGCCAATCTGTCTTCCCTGGCAGGCGACCCGGATCATATCCTGGTGCGCGGCGACATCGGCAATGAAGAACTGGTGGCTTTTCTGCTCCAGACGCACGCGCCGGACGCCGTGGTCAACTTTGCCGCTGAAAGCCATGTGGATCGCTCCATTGTGGACCCGGACGCCTTTGTGCGCACCAATGTGCTGGGCACGGCGTCCCTTCTGCGCGTGGTCAAGGACTGGTGGCGCAGCCTGCCCGCCCACAGGGCGGAGAAGTTTCGCTTTCTGCACGTGTCCACGGACGAGGTCTATGGCGCTCTGCAGCCTGGCGATCCGGCGTTTACCGAGGCCACGCCCTACAGTCCCAACAGCCCGTATTCCGCCTCCAAGGCGGCCAGCGACCATATGGCGCGCGCCTTTCACGAAACCTATGGCCTTCCGGTGCTGCTGACCAACTGCTCCAACAATTACGGGCCGCGCCAGTTCCCTGAAAAGCTTATTCCGCTGGTGATTCTCAACGCGCTTGAAGGCAAGCCCCTGCCCGTGTATGGCAAGGGAGCCAATATCCGCGACTGGCTGCATGTGGAAGACCACTGCGCCGCCATAGCCCGCGTGCTTGAATCGGGCGCGGTGGGCCGGTGCTACAATATCGGCGGCCACGCCGAGCGCACAAATCTTGAGGTGGTGCGCGCGGTCTGCGCCATTCTGGACGAACTGGTTCCTCTGGGCCAGGGCGGACATGCCGACCTCATAACCTTTGTGACGGACAGGCCGGGCCACGATTTTCGCTACGCCATCGACTGCTCCAGAATCGAAAAAGAACTGGGCTGGAAGCCGGTGCACGCATTCGAGAGCGGCCTGAAAGAAACGGTTGCGTGGTATCTTGCCAACAGGCCCTGGGTAGACCATGTGCGCAGTGGCGCGTACAGGGACTGGCTTGCCGTCAATTACGGGCAGCGCGCCGCCGCAACGGGAGGAACGCCATGA
- the rfbA gene encoding glucose-1-phosphate thymidylyltransferase RfbA, which yields MNQWKGIILAGGSGSRLYPLTLSVSKQLMPIYDKPMIYYPLATLLMAGIRDICLISTPEHLHLYRALLHDGSQWGCSIHYVEQPRPEGLAQAFLLAEDHIAGHNTCLVLGDNVFFGHGMPELTHEAMTRENGATIFGYHVRDPQRYGVVEFDANRHVVSIEEKPLTPKSNFAVTGLYFYDSDVVDIARAVRPSARGELEITDVNNAYLARGDLHVELVGRGIAWLDTGTHDSLMDAGAFVQAVENRQGLKVACLEEIAWRNGYISSDDVRALARPMAKTGYGQYLLDLVDTGIGQWK from the coding sequence ATGAACCAGTGGAAAGGCATCATTCTGGCCGGGGGGTCTGGCTCGCGCCTCTATCCCCTGACCCTCAGCGTGAGCAAGCAGCTCATGCCCATTTACGACAAGCCCATGATTTACTATCCGCTGGCCACCCTGCTCATGGCGGGCATCCGCGACATCTGCCTCATCTCCACGCCAGAGCATCTTCACCTGTATCGGGCATTGCTGCATGACGGCTCACAGTGGGGCTGCTCCATACACTATGTTGAGCAGCCGCGCCCCGAAGGGCTGGCGCAGGCCTTCCTGCTGGCTGAAGACCACATTGCCGGGCACAATACCTGCCTTGTGCTTGGCGACAACGTCTTTTTCGGCCATGGCATGCCCGAACTCACCCATGAGGCCATGACGCGCGAGAACGGCGCCACCATTTTCGGCTATCATGTGCGCGATCCGCAGCGCTACGGCGTGGTGGAATTTGACGCAAACCGCCATGTGGTCAGCATTGAAGAAAAGCCTCTGACGCCCAAGTCCAATTTCGCGGTCACGGGACTTTATTTCTATGACAGCGACGTGGTGGACATTGCCCGTGCCGTGCGCCCGTCGGCGCGCGGCGAGCTGGAAATTACCGACGTCAACAATGCCTATCTAGCCCGTGGCGATTTGCATGTGGAGCTTGTGGGGCGCGGCATAGCCTGGCTGGATACGGGCACCCACGATTCGCTCATGGACGCGGGGGCCTTTGTGCAGGCGGTGGAAAACCGTCAGGGGCTCAAGGTGGCCTGCCTGGAAGAGATCGCCTGGCGCAATGGCTATATTTCCTCCGATGACGTGCGCGCTCTGGCGCGGCCCATGGCCAAGACGGGTTACGGGCAATATTTGCTGGATCTTGTAGATACGGGGATAGGACAGTGGAAGTAG
- the rfbC gene encoding dTDP-4-dehydrorhamnose 3,5-epimerase, which produces MEVVATPIGGVTLIKPKVWGDARGYFVETWQQERYAAAGIDLPFVQDNHSRSAHGILRGLHFQKTRPQGKLVHVSLGSVFDVVVDIRPGSPSFGQWYGVELTQDNQWQLWVPPGLAHGFVVTSEYAHFHYKCTEYYCPQDEGAIRWNDPDLGVVWPVECPVLSDKDKIAPSWREFQAGLAAI; this is translated from the coding sequence GTGGAAGTAGTCGCAACGCCCATAGGGGGCGTCACGCTCATAAAGCCCAAGGTATGGGGCGATGCCCGCGGATATTTTGTGGAAACCTGGCAGCAGGAGCGGTACGCCGCTGCGGGCATTGACCTGCCCTTTGTGCAGGACAACCATTCCCGATCCGCCCATGGCATTTTGCGTGGCCTGCATTTTCAAAAAACACGGCCCCAGGGCAAGCTGGTGCATGTCTCCCTGGGCAGCGTCTTTGACGTTGTTGTGGACATCCGGCCGGGGTCGCCCAGCTTCGGGCAGTGGTACGGCGTTGAACTGACGCAGGACAACCAGTGGCAGTTGTGGGTGCCGCCGGGGCTGGCGCACGGTTTTGTGGTCACCAGCGAATACGCCCATTTTCACTATAAATGTACGGAATATTACTGCCCCCAGGACGAAGGCGCCATACGCTGGAATGACCCTGACCTCGGCGTGGTCTGGCCGGTGGAATGCCCCGTGCTGTCGGACAAGGACAAAATTGCGCCCTCGTGGCGGGAATTTCAGGCGGGACTAGCGGCAATATGA
- a CDS encoding double-cubane-cluster-containing anaerobic reductase translates to MKCASFDKITTAFEKNVLNLTEAKEKGKKVVGQFCLYSPSEIALAAGAIPVSLCGTKNDSIPAAEEILPRSLCPLIKSSFGFALKDSCPYLAAADIVVADTTCDGKKKMYELLAPYKPIALLQLPQIQDNDALNYWRNQFEGLVRRLEQEFDVKISDAKLRDAIRLMNRERLALKAVMDLAQRKPSPVTGVELVEIAFKTSFFPDKEVGIAMLEDLAEEMGRLADAGQGATSPEAPRILLTGVPVGLGSHKVVRLIEECGGSVVCLDNCSAYKKTRVMMEEDGDPLTVMARRYLDVPCAVMSPNPNRYDALRQMASDFSVDAVVDLTWQGCQTYAVEAWTLKKFVQNDLGLPYLQVETDYSETDTEQLKVRVEAFLEML, encoded by the coding sequence ATGAAGTGCGCCAGTTTTGACAAAATCACCACAGCTTTTGAAAAAAACGTGCTCAACCTTACGGAAGCCAAAGAAAAGGGCAAAAAGGTCGTCGGGCAGTTCTGCCTGTACTCGCCTTCAGAAATCGCGCTGGCCGCCGGGGCCATTCCGGTTTCTCTCTGCGGCACCAAGAACGACTCCATCCCGGCGGCGGAAGAAATCCTGCCCCGCTCCCTCTGCCCCCTTATCAAGAGCAGCTTCGGCTTTGCCCTCAAGGACAGCTGCCCCTATCTGGCCGCCGCCGACATCGTGGTGGCCGACACCACCTGTGACGGCAAGAAAAAAATGTATGAACTGCTAGCGCCCTACAAGCCCATAGCACTCCTGCAATTGCCGCAGATTCAGGACAATGACGCGCTGAACTACTGGCGCAACCAGTTTGAGGGCCTTGTGCGCCGTCTTGAACAGGAATTCGACGTAAAGATCAGTGATGCAAAGCTGCGCGACGCCATCAGGCTCATGAACCGCGAACGCCTGGCGCTCAAGGCCGTCATGGATCTGGCCCAGCGCAAACCCTCGCCTGTCACCGGCGTGGAACTGGTGGAGATCGCCTTCAAAACATCCTTCTTTCCGGACAAGGAAGTGGGCATCGCCATGCTGGAAGACCTGGCGGAAGAAATGGGCCGTCTGGCCGACGCGGGTCAGGGCGCAACCAGCCCCGAAGCCCCGCGCATTCTGCTGACCGGCGTTCCCGTGGGCCTCGGTTCGCACAAGGTGGTGCGCCTCATTGAAGAATGCGGCGGCAGCGTCGTCTGCCTGGACAACTGCTCGGCCTACAAAAAAACCCGCGTCATGATGGAAGAAGACGGCGACCCGCTGACCGTCATGGCCCGCCGCTACCTTGACGTGCCCTGCGCCGTCATGTCGCCCAACCCCAACCGCTACGACGCCCTGCGCCAGATGGCGTCCGACTTTTCTGTGGATGCCGTGGTGGATCTGACCTGGCAGGGATGCCAGACCTATGCCGTGGAAGCCTGGACCCTGAAAAAATTTGTGCAGAATGACCTGGGCCTGCCCTACCTTCAGGTGGAAACCGACTACTCCGAAACCGACACCGAACAGCTCAAGGTGCGCGTCGAAGCCTTTTTGGAAATGCTGTAG
- a CDS encoding acyl-CoA dehydratase activase has product MLSAGIDVGSVAAKAVIFDAAARTVAGSALLPTGWNTREAGEAVLDAACREAGASRHDLGQVVATGYGRIALPFAQKTVTEITCHAKGASWLFPGSGVVLDIGGQDSKAISLDEHGGVRDFVMNDKCAAGTGRFLQVLAGILGMPLDELGQTAANGTPVPISSMCAVFAETEIVGLLAQGTPPADLAAGVFVSIARRMRGLARRIAFTGQCVFTGGLATSPAFCGFLAQELDMPVQVPEQPQLVGALGAALLAAQRLERKK; this is encoded by the coding sequence ATGCTTTCAGCCGGAATAGATGTGGGTTCTGTGGCCGCCAAGGCCGTGATTTTTGATGCTGCCGCCCGAACCGTGGCCGGCAGCGCCCTGCTGCCTACGGGGTGGAATACGCGCGAAGCTGGCGAGGCGGTTCTGGACGCCGCCTGTCGTGAGGCAGGCGCAAGCCGTCATGACCTCGGGCAGGTCGTGGCCACTGGCTACGGCCGCATTGCCCTGCCCTTTGCGCAAAAAACCGTTACTGAAATCACCTGTCACGCCAAAGGGGCTTCGTGGCTTTTCCCCGGCTCCGGCGTTGTGCTCGACATCGGCGGGCAGGACAGCAAGGCCATCAGCCTGGATGAGCACGGCGGCGTGCGCGACTTTGTCATGAACGACAAATGCGCCGCGGGCACAGGGCGCTTTTTGCAGGTGCTGGCAGGCATTTTGGGCATGCCCCTGGACGAACTGGGGCAAACCGCCGCCAACGGCACGCCGGTGCCCATTTCGAGCATGTGCGCCGTCTTTGCGGAAACGGAAATTGTGGGTCTTCTGGCGCAGGGAACCCCGCCCGCCGATCTGGCGGCCGGGGTTTTTGTGTCCATAGCCAGACGCATGCGGGGCCTTGCCCGCCGCATCGCCTTTACCGGCCAGTGCGTGTTCACAGGGGGGCTGGCCACCAGCCCGGCCTTTTGCGGTTTTCTTGCCCAGGAACTCGACATGCCCGTGCAGGTGCCAGAGCAGCCGCAACTGGTGGGGGCATTGGGCGCGGCCCTGCTGGCAGCTCAAAGGCTTGAACGGAAAAAGTAA
- a CDS encoding PadR family transcriptional regulator, whose translation MNPMNERKPLPHPVAQDDADMAAPQDFPVQDENPFEGCACTGKNLVRLVRPAILTVLAEESLHGYRILERLAGMAMFHGQPPDPAGIYRVLKSMEQEGLVHCAWDLQGSGPARRQYALAARGRSCLEQWLGTLEDYFASVGELVDDIRRVLDAAPGAARAKPTPSVPPAGQVSAGKPCCCASAPQSAPIDSSDSFGDS comes from the coding sequence ATGAATCCAATGAACGAACGCAAGCCCCTGCCCCATCCCGTCGCGCAAGATGACGCTGACATGGCAGCCCCACAGGATTTTCCTGTTCAGGACGAAAACCCCTTCGAGGGCTGCGCCTGTACTGGCAAAAACCTCGTAAGGCTGGTGCGCCCTGCCATCCTGACGGTGCTGGCCGAGGAAAGTCTGCACGGCTACCGCATTCTTGAGCGCCTGGCTGGCATGGCCATGTTTCACGGGCAGCCGCCGGACCCGGCGGGCATCTATCGCGTGCTCAAGAGCATGGAGCAGGAGGGCCTCGTGCACTGCGCCTGGGATCTGCAAGGCAGCGGCCCGGCACGCAGGCAGTACGCCCTTGCGGCCAGGGGGCGCTCCTGCCTCGAACAGTGGCTGGGCACCCTTGAAGACTATTTCGCTTCCGTTGGCGAGCTTGTGGACGACATACGGCGGGTGCTGGATGCCGCGCCGGGGGCGGCGCGGGCCAAGCCCACCCCTTCAGTTCCACCTGCGGGCCAGGTCAGCGCGGGCAAGCCGTGCTGCTGCGCGTCCGCGCCGCAAAGCGCGCCAATTGACAGTTCTGATTCTTTTGGGGATAGTTGA
- a CDS encoding radical SAM protein yields MPEATAKELSVSEEARLLLDTTVSDRRIAHLLEKADGMSRSLADSRGFVWAAIGIDSTPCDMGCTFCSQAARWDVYKTAPPLTAETIVEKAGQLADGGADFVVLRTTQHYPLEVLQRLGRLTRDRIGSDIHLVINTGEMGFEDVRVLKDSGFTMSYHVVRLRESVDTGHSVDMRMRTIENVLKGGLELQYLIEPLGPEHSAAEILIEARRARVVGASGTGVMARVPVMGTPLARYGQVSDAYLKRVAALARLEYPDGGRHLCVHPPTPATLRCGANTIIVEQAANPRDTSSSASPWRGFDLPGARAVLREAGLEVRQARAEA; encoded by the coding sequence ATGCCAGAGGCTACGGCGAAGGAATTATCCGTCAGTGAAGAAGCACGTCTGTTGCTGGATACCACCGTCAGCGACAGGCGCATAGCCCATCTGCTTGAAAAGGCGGACGGCATGAGCCGCAGCCTGGCAGACAGCCGGGGTTTTGTCTGGGCGGCCATAGGCATTGACAGCACGCCCTGTGACATGGGTTGCACGTTTTGCAGTCAGGCCGCGCGCTGGGACGTTTACAAGACTGCCCCGCCCCTGACGGCAGAGACTATTGTGGAAAAGGCCGGGCAACTGGCCGACGGCGGGGCGGATTTTGTGGTTTTGCGCACGACGCAGCACTATCCCCTAGAGGTTTTGCAGCGCCTGGGCCGCCTGACGCGGGATCGCATCGGCAGCGATATCCATCTTGTCATCAATACGGGCGAAATGGGTTTTGAGGATGTGAGGGTGCTCAAGGATTCGGGCTTTACCATGTCCTACCATGTGGTCAGGCTGCGGGAGAGCGTGGACACGGGGCACAGCGTGGACATGCGCATGCGCACCATCGAGAATGTGCTCAAGGGCGGCCTTGAATTGCAATATCTCATCGAGCCGCTGGGGCCGGAACACAGCGCTGCCGAAATACTGATCGAGGCCCGTCGCGCCCGCGTGGTGGGCGCATCGGGCACGGGCGTCATGGCCCGCGTGCCCGTCATGGGCACGCCTCTGGCCCGTTACGGGCAGGTATCCGACGCCTATCTCAAGCGGGTGGCGGCCCTTGCCCGGCTGGAGTATCCCGACGGCGGGCGGCATCTCTGCGTGCACCCGCCCACCCCTGCGACCCTGCGCTGCGGGGCCAATACCATTATTGTGGAACAGGCCGCCAACCCCCGCGATACGTCTTCAAGCGCCAGCCCCTGGCGTGGGTTTGACCTGCCCGGCGCACGCGCGGTGCTGCGCGAGGCAGGGCTTGAGGTGCGCCAGGCCAGGGCCGAAGCGTGA